A window from Carassius carassius chromosome 40, fCarCar2.1, whole genome shotgun sequence encodes these proteins:
- the cyth1b gene encoding cytohesin-1b isoform X3: protein MESDDYVPDDLTPEEKQELENIRRRKRELLEDIQRLKDEIAKVTNEIESLGSTQERINMQRSKQVAMGRKKFNMDPKKGIQFLIENELLKNTCEDIAQFLYKGEGLNKTAIGDYLGERDESNIQVLHAFVELHEFTDLNLVQALRQFLWSFRLPGEAQKIDRMMEAFAQRYCQCNPGVFQSTDTCYVLSFAIIMLNTSLHNPNVKDKPSAERFIGMNRGINDGGDLPEDLLRNLYESIKNEPFKIPEDDGNDLTHTFFNPDREGWLLKLGGGRVKTWKRRWFILTDNCLYYFEYTTDKEPRGIIPLENLSIREVDDSKKPNCFELFIPDNKDQVIKACKTEADGRVVEGNHTFYRISAPTTEEKDEWIKSIKAAISRDPFYEMLAARKKKASSLKRQ, encoded by the exons TACCGGACGACCTGACGCCAGAAGAGAAGCAGGAGCTGGAGAACATTAGGAGACGAAAACGGGAGCTGCTGGAGGACATACAG cggCTCAAGGATGAGATAGCAAAGGTGACGAATGAGATCGAAAGTCTTGGCTCCACTCAAGAAAG AATAAACATGCAGCGGAGTAAACAGGTGGCTATGGGACGCAAGAAATTTAACATGGATCCCAAAAAG GGTATTCAGTTCCTCATAGAAAATGAATTGCTGAAGAACACTTGTGAAGATATTGCTCAATTTCTCTACAAGGGTGAGGGCCTCAACAAGACAGCCATCGGAGATTATCTGGGTGAAAG GGATGAGTCCAATATTCAGGTTCTTCATGCCTTTGTGGAGCTCCATGAATTCACAGACCTCAACCTGGTTCAGGCACTCAG ACAGTTTTTATGGAGTTTCCGGTTACCGGGTGAAGCTCAGAAGATCGATCGAATGATGGAGGCTTTTGCCCAGCGTTACTGTCAATGCAATCCCGGTGTCTTTCAGTCCAcag ATACATGTTATGTGCTTTCATTCGCAATCATCATGTTGAACACAAGTTTGCACAACCCTAATGTGAAGGACAAGCCATCTGCAGAGCGGTTCATAGGCATGAACAGAGGCATCAATGATGGAGGAGATCTGCCAGAAGACCTGCTCAGG AACCTTTATGAGAGCATTAAGAACGAGCCCTTCAAGATACCTGAAGACGACGGCAATGACCTCACACACACCTTCTTTAACCCCGACCGCGAGGGGTGGCTGCTCAAACTGGG AGGTGGACGGGTCAAGACGTGGAAGAGGAGATGGTTCATATTGACGGACAACTGTTTGTATTATTTTGAATACACCACT GATAAAGAGCCGAGAGGGATCATTCCTCTGGAAAATCTCAGTATTAGGGAAGTCGACGACTCCAAGAAGCCA AACTGCTTTGAACTCTTCATCCCAGACAACAAGGATCAGGTCATCAAAGCCTGTAAGACTGAAGCAGATGGACGGGTTGTGGAAGGAAACCACACATTCTACCGCATCTCAGCACCAACAACAGAGGAGAAAGACGAGTGGATCAAAAGCATCAA GGCTGCCATAAGCAGAGATCCTTTCTATGAGATGCTTGCTGCCAGGAAGAAGAAAGCCTCCTCTCTGAAGAGACAGTAG
- the cyth1b gene encoding cytohesin-1b isoform X2: MVLKSEDGIVPDDLTPEEKQELENIRRRKRELLEDIQRLKDEIAKVTNEIESLGSTQERINMQRSKQVAMGRKKFNMDPKKGIQFLIENELLKNTCEDIAQFLYKGEGLNKTAIGDYLGERDESNIQVLHAFVELHEFTDLNLVQALRQFLWSFRLPGEAQKIDRMMEAFAQRYCQCNPGVFQSTDTCYVLSFAIIMLNTSLHNPNVKDKPSAERFIGMNRGINDGGDLPEDLLRNLYESIKNEPFKIPEDDGNDLTHTFFNPDREGWLLKLGGGRVKTWKRRWFILTDNCLYYFEYTTDKEPRGIIPLENLSIREVDDSKKPNCFELFIPDNKDQVIKACKTEADGRVVEGNHTFYRISAPTTEEKDEWIKSIKAAISRDPFYEMLAARKKKASSLKRQ, from the exons TACCGGACGACCTGACGCCAGAAGAGAAGCAGGAGCTGGAGAACATTAGGAGACGAAAACGGGAGCTGCTGGAGGACATACAG cggCTCAAGGATGAGATAGCAAAGGTGACGAATGAGATCGAAAGTCTTGGCTCCACTCAAGAAAG AATAAACATGCAGCGGAGTAAACAGGTGGCTATGGGACGCAAGAAATTTAACATGGATCCCAAAAAG GGTATTCAGTTCCTCATAGAAAATGAATTGCTGAAGAACACTTGTGAAGATATTGCTCAATTTCTCTACAAGGGTGAGGGCCTCAACAAGACAGCCATCGGAGATTATCTGGGTGAAAG GGATGAGTCCAATATTCAGGTTCTTCATGCCTTTGTGGAGCTCCATGAATTCACAGACCTCAACCTGGTTCAGGCACTCAG ACAGTTTTTATGGAGTTTCCGGTTACCGGGTGAAGCTCAGAAGATCGATCGAATGATGGAGGCTTTTGCCCAGCGTTACTGTCAATGCAATCCCGGTGTCTTTCAGTCCAcag ATACATGTTATGTGCTTTCATTCGCAATCATCATGTTGAACACAAGTTTGCACAACCCTAATGTGAAGGACAAGCCATCTGCAGAGCGGTTCATAGGCATGAACAGAGGCATCAATGATGGAGGAGATCTGCCAGAAGACCTGCTCAGG AACCTTTATGAGAGCATTAAGAACGAGCCCTTCAAGATACCTGAAGACGACGGCAATGACCTCACACACACCTTCTTTAACCCCGACCGCGAGGGGTGGCTGCTCAAACTGGG AGGTGGACGGGTCAAGACGTGGAAGAGGAGATGGTTCATATTGACGGACAACTGTTTGTATTATTTTGAATACACCACT GATAAAGAGCCGAGAGGGATCATTCCTCTGGAAAATCTCAGTATTAGGGAAGTCGACGACTCCAAGAAGCCA AACTGCTTTGAACTCTTCATCCCAGACAACAAGGATCAGGTCATCAAAGCCTGTAAGACTGAAGCAGATGGACGGGTTGTGGAAGGAAACCACACATTCTACCGCATCTCAGCACCAACAACAGAGGAGAAAGACGAGTGGATCAAAAGCATCAA GGCTGCCATAAGCAGAGATCCTTTCTATGAGATGCTTGCTGCCAGGAAGAAGAAAGCCTCCTCTCTGAAGAGACAGTAG
- the cyth1b gene encoding cytohesin-1b isoform X5: MGTVSELCASSFQAFLCPTVCPAPPAVPDDLTPEEKQELENIRRRKRELLEDIQRLKDEIAKVTNEIESLGSTQERINMQRSKQVAMGRKKFNMDPKKGIQFLIENELLKNTCEDIAQFLYKGEGLNKTAIGDYLGERDESNIQVLHAFVELHEFTDLNLVQALRQFLWSFRLPGEAQKIDRMMEAFAQRYCQCNPGVFQSTDTCYVLSFAIIMLNTSLHNPNVKDKPSAERFIGMNRGINDGGDLPEDLLRNLYESIKNEPFKIPEDDGNDLTHTFFNPDREGWLLKLGGMYTGFPLASSLSFCFQVLCAFIYSICVFFFLFNLTDISFDQNESV; the protein is encoded by the exons TACCGGACGACCTGACGCCAGAAGAGAAGCAGGAGCTGGAGAACATTAGGAGACGAAAACGGGAGCTGCTGGAGGACATACAG cggCTCAAGGATGAGATAGCAAAGGTGACGAATGAGATCGAAAGTCTTGGCTCCACTCAAGAAAG AATAAACATGCAGCGGAGTAAACAGGTGGCTATGGGACGCAAGAAATTTAACATGGATCCCAAAAAG GGTATTCAGTTCCTCATAGAAAATGAATTGCTGAAGAACACTTGTGAAGATATTGCTCAATTTCTCTACAAGGGTGAGGGCCTCAACAAGACAGCCATCGGAGATTATCTGGGTGAAAG GGATGAGTCCAATATTCAGGTTCTTCATGCCTTTGTGGAGCTCCATGAATTCACAGACCTCAACCTGGTTCAGGCACTCAG ACAGTTTTTATGGAGTTTCCGGTTACCGGGTGAAGCTCAGAAGATCGATCGAATGATGGAGGCTTTTGCCCAGCGTTACTGTCAATGCAATCCCGGTGTCTTTCAGTCCAcag ATACATGTTATGTGCTTTCATTCGCAATCATCATGTTGAACACAAGTTTGCACAACCCTAATGTGAAGGACAAGCCATCTGCAGAGCGGTTCATAGGCATGAACAGAGGCATCAATGATGGAGGAGATCTGCCAGAAGACCTGCTCAGG AACCTTTATGAGAGCATTAAGAACGAGCCCTTCAAGATACCTGAAGACGACGGCAATGACCTCACACACACCTTCTTTAACCCCGACCGCGAGGGGTGGCTGCTCAAACTGG GAGGTATGTACACTGGTTTTCCTTTAGCAAGCTCATTAAGCTTTTGCTTCCAGGTGCTTTGCGCTTTCATTTACTccatttgtgtcttttttttcttgtttaatttaacagatatttcatttgatcaaaatgaaAGTGTCTGA
- the cyth1b gene encoding cytohesin-1b isoform X1 gives MGTVSELCASSFQAFLCPTVCPAPPAVPDDLTPEEKQELENIRRRKRELLEDIQRLKDEIAKVTNEIESLGSTQERINMQRSKQVAMGRKKFNMDPKKGIQFLIENELLKNTCEDIAQFLYKGEGLNKTAIGDYLGERDESNIQVLHAFVELHEFTDLNLVQALRQFLWSFRLPGEAQKIDRMMEAFAQRYCQCNPGVFQSTDTCYVLSFAIIMLNTSLHNPNVKDKPSAERFIGMNRGINDGGDLPEDLLRNLYESIKNEPFKIPEDDGNDLTHTFFNPDREGWLLKLGGRVKTWKRRWFILTDNCLYYFEYTTDKEPRGIIPLENLSIREVDDSKKPNCFELFIPDNKDQVIKACKTEADGRVVEGNHTFYRISAPTTEEKDEWIKSIKAAISRDPFYEMLAARKKKASSLKRQ, from the exons TACCGGACGACCTGACGCCAGAAGAGAAGCAGGAGCTGGAGAACATTAGGAGACGAAAACGGGAGCTGCTGGAGGACATACAG cggCTCAAGGATGAGATAGCAAAGGTGACGAATGAGATCGAAAGTCTTGGCTCCACTCAAGAAAG AATAAACATGCAGCGGAGTAAACAGGTGGCTATGGGACGCAAGAAATTTAACATGGATCCCAAAAAG GGTATTCAGTTCCTCATAGAAAATGAATTGCTGAAGAACACTTGTGAAGATATTGCTCAATTTCTCTACAAGGGTGAGGGCCTCAACAAGACAGCCATCGGAGATTATCTGGGTGAAAG GGATGAGTCCAATATTCAGGTTCTTCATGCCTTTGTGGAGCTCCATGAATTCACAGACCTCAACCTGGTTCAGGCACTCAG ACAGTTTTTATGGAGTTTCCGGTTACCGGGTGAAGCTCAGAAGATCGATCGAATGATGGAGGCTTTTGCCCAGCGTTACTGTCAATGCAATCCCGGTGTCTTTCAGTCCAcag ATACATGTTATGTGCTTTCATTCGCAATCATCATGTTGAACACAAGTTTGCACAACCCTAATGTGAAGGACAAGCCATCTGCAGAGCGGTTCATAGGCATGAACAGAGGCATCAATGATGGAGGAGATCTGCCAGAAGACCTGCTCAGG AACCTTTATGAGAGCATTAAGAACGAGCCCTTCAAGATACCTGAAGACGACGGCAATGACCTCACACACACCTTCTTTAACCCCGACCGCGAGGGGTGGCTGCTCAAACTGG GTGGACGGGTCAAGACGTGGAAGAGGAGATGGTTCATATTGACGGACAACTGTTTGTATTATTTTGAATACACCACT GATAAAGAGCCGAGAGGGATCATTCCTCTGGAAAATCTCAGTATTAGGGAAGTCGACGACTCCAAGAAGCCA AACTGCTTTGAACTCTTCATCCCAGACAACAAGGATCAGGTCATCAAAGCCTGTAAGACTGAAGCAGATGGACGGGTTGTGGAAGGAAACCACACATTCTACCGCATCTCAGCACCAACAACAGAGGAGAAAGACGAGTGGATCAAAAGCATCAA GGCTGCCATAAGCAGAGATCCTTTCTATGAGATGCTTGCTGCCAGGAAGAAGAAAGCCTCCTCTCTGAAGAGACAGTAG
- the cyth1b gene encoding cytohesin-1b isoform X4, whose protein sequence is MQRSKQVAMGRKKFNMDPKKGIQFLIENELLKNTCEDIAQFLYKGEGLNKTAIGDYLGERDESNIQVLHAFVELHEFTDLNLVQALRQFLWSFRLPGEAQKIDRMMEAFAQRYCQCNPGVFQSTDTCYVLSFAIIMLNTSLHNPNVKDKPSAERFIGMNRGINDGGDLPEDLLRNLYESIKNEPFKIPEDDGNDLTHTFFNPDREGWLLKLGGGRVKTWKRRWFILTDNCLYYFEYTTDKEPRGIIPLENLSIREVDDSKKPNCFELFIPDNKDQVIKACKTEADGRVVEGNHTFYRISAPTTEEKDEWIKSIKAAISRDPFYEMLAARKKKASSLKRQ, encoded by the exons ATGCAGCGGAGTAAACAGGTGGCTATGGGACGCAAGAAATTTAACATGGATCCCAAAAAG GGTATTCAGTTCCTCATAGAAAATGAATTGCTGAAGAACACTTGTGAAGATATTGCTCAATTTCTCTACAAGGGTGAGGGCCTCAACAAGACAGCCATCGGAGATTATCTGGGTGAAAG GGATGAGTCCAATATTCAGGTTCTTCATGCCTTTGTGGAGCTCCATGAATTCACAGACCTCAACCTGGTTCAGGCACTCAG ACAGTTTTTATGGAGTTTCCGGTTACCGGGTGAAGCTCAGAAGATCGATCGAATGATGGAGGCTTTTGCCCAGCGTTACTGTCAATGCAATCCCGGTGTCTTTCAGTCCAcag ATACATGTTATGTGCTTTCATTCGCAATCATCATGTTGAACACAAGTTTGCACAACCCTAATGTGAAGGACAAGCCATCTGCAGAGCGGTTCATAGGCATGAACAGAGGCATCAATGATGGAGGAGATCTGCCAGAAGACCTGCTCAGG AACCTTTATGAGAGCATTAAGAACGAGCCCTTCAAGATACCTGAAGACGACGGCAATGACCTCACACACACCTTCTTTAACCCCGACCGCGAGGGGTGGCTGCTCAAACTGGG AGGTGGACGGGTCAAGACGTGGAAGAGGAGATGGTTCATATTGACGGACAACTGTTTGTATTATTTTGAATACACCACT GATAAAGAGCCGAGAGGGATCATTCCTCTGGAAAATCTCAGTATTAGGGAAGTCGACGACTCCAAGAAGCCA AACTGCTTTGAACTCTTCATCCCAGACAACAAGGATCAGGTCATCAAAGCCTGTAAGACTGAAGCAGATGGACGGGTTGTGGAAGGAAACCACACATTCTACCGCATCTCAGCACCAACAACAGAGGAGAAAGACGAGTGGATCAAAAGCATCAA GGCTGCCATAAGCAGAGATCCTTTCTATGAGATGCTTGCTGCCAGGAAGAAGAAAGCCTCCTCTCTGAAGAGACAGTAG